The following coding sequences lie in one Cyanobacterium sp. Dongsha4 genomic window:
- the nifU gene encoding Fe-S cluster assembly protein NifU, with protein sequence MWDYTDQVMEHFYNPRNQGKITDKEAGEEIVTGQVGSIACGDALKLHLKIDEATQTIKDARFQTFGCASAIASSSALTELLKGKKVNDALLITNKEIAQSLGGLPEEKMHCSVMGQEALEAAIYKYKGITIEEHEEDEGKLICRCFGTTDSKIRRIIRENNLTTAEQVTNYVKAGGGCSSCLPDIDDLLLELATEKETLAMATEIGRDDDLSPQSPTATQATKPLTNLQKITLIQRVIEDEIKPILAEDGGDMELFDLEGDVVKVILKGACQGCASSLATLKMAIEATLRDRVLGSLIVEAV encoded by the coding sequence ATGTGGGACTATACAGATCAAGTAATGGAACACTTCTACAACCCTCGTAATCAAGGCAAGATTACCGACAAGGAGGCAGGAGAAGAAATTGTGACAGGGCAAGTGGGCAGTATTGCTTGTGGCGATGCTCTTAAGTTACATCTCAAAATCGACGAAGCCACCCAAACGATCAAAGATGCAAGATTTCAAACTTTTGGTTGTGCAAGTGCGATCGCATCTTCGTCGGCTTTAACGGAATTGTTGAAAGGCAAAAAAGTGAATGATGCTTTGCTAATCACAAATAAAGAAATTGCTCAATCTCTTGGGGGATTACCAGAGGAAAAAATGCACTGCTCCGTCATGGGGCAGGAGGCTTTAGAGGCCGCTATTTACAAATATAAAGGTATCACCATTGAGGAACACGAAGAAGATGAAGGAAAACTTATTTGCCGATGTTTCGGTACTACCGATAGCAAGATTAGGAGAATTATTAGAGAAAATAATCTCACTACTGCGGAACAAGTTACAAACTATGTTAAAGCTGGTGGAGGATGCAGTTCATGCTTACCAGATATTGACGATTTGCTCCTCGAACTTGCCACAGAAAAGGAAACCTTGGCGATGGCAACAGAAATTGGAAGAGACGATGATTTGTCACCACAATCACCAACAGCCACTCAAGCCACAAAACCTCTAACTAATCTGCAAAAAATTACTTTAATTCAACGAGTAATTGAAGACGAAATTAAACCGATTTTAGCTGAAGACGGCGGAGATATGGAGTTATTCGACTTAGAAGGCGATGTAGTTAAAGTTATTCTCAAAGGTGCTTGTCAAGGCTGTGCTTCTTCTCTTGCTACTCTCAAAATGGCCATCGAAGCTACTCTGCGCGATCGAGTTTTAGGTTCTCTCATCGTTGAAGCTGTTTAA
- the nifB gene encoding nitrogenase cofactor biosynthesis protein NifB, producing the protein MAMAKAPTSCGCTSTTPQKVDPKIQERIEKHPCYSEEAHHHYARMHVAVAPACNIQCNFCNRKYDCANESRPGVVSELLTPEEAAHKVLVIAGKIPQMTVLGIAGPGDPLANPQQTFRTFGLVAEKAPDIKLCLSTNGLMLPNYVDQIKELNIDHVTITINMVDPKIGTKIYPWVRYQRKRWTGEEASQLLHERQMEGLQALQEADILCKVNSVMIPGINDQHLVEVDEAIRARGAFLHNIMPLISAPEHGTYFGLNGQRGPTPKELKALQDSCSGNMKMMRHCRQCRADAVGLLGEDRSQEFTKDKFLEMTPEYNLEKRQEVHAHIKEVKEAQQSAKAERIAKKKARGEKILIAVATKGGGIVNQHFGHAKEFQIFEVDGVEAKFVGHRKIDQYCQTGYGESATLEGIISAIQDCKAVLASKIGDCPEEMLLKAGIQPVQGYDTIDSLALNFYQQFKQV; encoded by the coding sequence ATGGCAATGGCAAAAGCACCAACTAGCTGTGGCTGTACTTCTACAACTCCTCAAAAAGTAGATCCCAAAATTCAAGAGCGTATTGAAAAACATCCTTGTTATAGCGAAGAAGCTCATCATCATTATGCACGGATGCACGTAGCAGTAGCACCAGCTTGTAATATTCAATGTAATTTCTGTAATCGCAAGTATGACTGTGCCAACGAAAGTCGCCCCGGAGTTGTGAGTGAATTACTTACTCCTGAAGAAGCCGCCCATAAAGTTTTGGTAATTGCCGGGAAAATACCACAAATGACAGTTTTAGGTATTGCAGGGCCGGGTGATCCTTTGGCGAATCCTCAGCAGACTTTCCGCACTTTTGGATTGGTGGCGGAAAAAGCACCTGATATTAAGTTGTGCTTATCGACTAACGGGTTAATGTTACCTAATTATGTTGATCAGATTAAAGAATTAAATATTGATCACGTCACCATTACTATTAATATGGTTGATCCCAAAATAGGAACTAAAATTTATCCTTGGGTACGTTATCAACGGAAACGCTGGACAGGAGAAGAAGCATCGCAATTACTCCATGAGCGTCAAATGGAAGGTTTACAAGCCTTACAAGAAGCAGATATTCTCTGCAAAGTTAACTCGGTAATGATACCCGGTATCAATGATCAACATTTAGTGGAAGTTGATGAGGCTATTCGGGCTAGAGGTGCATTTTTACATAATATTATGCCCTTAATTTCTGCTCCTGAACATGGTACTTATTTTGGCTTAAATGGACAAAGAGGGCCTACTCCTAAAGAGTTAAAAGCTTTACAGGATAGTTGTTCAGGCAACATGAAAATGATGCGTCACTGTCGTCAATGTCGGGCTGATGCGGTGGGATTATTAGGAGAAGATCGATCGCAAGAGTTTACCAAAGATAAATTCTTAGAAATGACTCCTGAATATAACCTCGAAAAACGTCAAGAAGTTCATGCTCATATTAAAGAGGTTAAAGAGGCTCAACAATCAGCTAAAGCTGAGAGAATCGCTAAGAAAAAAGCTAGAGGGGAAAAAATCTTAATCGCTGTGGCAACTAAAGGCGGTGGTATCGTTAATCAACATTTTGGACACGCTAAAGAGTTTCAAATCTTTGAGGTTGACGGTGTTGAGGCTAAATTTGTCGGACATCGCAAGATTGATCAATATTGTCAAACGGGTTACGGTGAGTCGGCAACTTTAGAAGGGATTATTTCTGCCATTCAAGATTGTAAAGCGGTATTAGCTTCTAAGATTGGTGATTGCCCTGAAGAAATGCTACTTAAAGCGGGTATTCAACCTGTACAGGGTTACGACACGATCGACTCTTTAGCTTTGAACTTCTATCAACAATTCAAGCAAGTATAA
- the nifH gene encoding nitrogenase iron protein produces the protein MRQIAFYGKGGIGKSTTSQNTIAALSEKLRVMIVGCDPKADSTRLMLHCKAQTTILHLAAERGSVEDLELEEVLLTGYNNVRCVESGGPEPGVGCAGRGIITAINFLEEEGAYEDIDLVSYDVLGDVVCGGFAMPIREGKAQEIYIVTSGEMMAMYAANNIARGILKYAQSGGVRLGGLICNSRKVDREIELIEALADKLGTKMIHYVPRDNVVQRAELRRMTVIEYEPDHPQADEYRVLADKIANNKDLVIPTPISMDELEELLVEFGFMDSDAEYQRALEEDKAKAKV, from the coding sequence ATGAGACAAATTGCATTTTACGGAAAAGGCGGAATTGGTAAATCCACGACCTCTCAAAATACGATCGCAGCTCTCTCCGAAAAATTAAGAGTAATGATCGTTGGTTGTGACCCTAAAGCAGATTCTACCCGCTTAATGCTTCACTGTAAAGCTCAAACTACTATCCTACACTTAGCCGCCGAACGTGGTTCAGTAGAAGATCTTGAATTAGAAGAAGTGTTGCTCACTGGTTATAATAACGTTCGTTGCGTTGAATCTGGTGGTCCTGAACCCGGTGTTGGTTGTGCAGGACGTGGTATTATTACTGCCATTAACTTCCTCGAAGAAGAAGGCGCTTACGAAGACATCGATTTAGTTTCTTATGACGTATTAGGTGACGTTGTTTGCGGTGGTTTTGCGATGCCCATTCGGGAAGGTAAAGCCCAAGAAATTTACATCGTTACTTCTGGTGAAATGATGGCTATGTATGCCGCTAATAACATTGCTCGGGGTATTTTAAAATATGCTCAATCTGGTGGGGTTCGTCTTGGTGGTTTAATTTGTAATAGCCGTAAGGTCGATCGTGAAATTGAATTAATTGAAGCCTTAGCTGACAAACTCGGCACAAAAATGATTCATTATGTTCCCCGTGACAACGTAGTTCAACGTGCAGAATTACGCCGTATGACCGTTATTGAGTACGAACCTGATCACCCCCAAGCTGATGAATATCGTGTCTTAGCTGACAAAATAGCCAACAACAAAGACTTAGTCATTCCTACTCCTATCAGCATGGACGAATTAGAAGAATTATTGGTTGAATTCGGATTTATGGATTCTGATGCAGAATATCAAAGAGCATTAGAAGAAGATAAAGCAAAAGCAAAAGTTTAA
- the fdxB gene encoding ferredoxin III, nif-specific translates to MTTTLTGLTQGGLTWEPKFIRGINAETCLGCGRCYKVCGRGVLMLQPMNEFGEFIDEDDEDDIERQVMTIVHSEKCIGCEACSRICPKKCHTHSALTV, encoded by the coding sequence ATGACTACGACACTAACTGGCTTGACTCAAGGAGGATTGACTTGGGAACCTAAATTCATTAGAGGAATTAATGCAGAAACTTGTTTAGGTTGTGGTAGATGCTATAAAGTCTGCGGTAGAGGCGTTTTAATGTTACAACCAATGAACGAATTTGGTGAATTTATTGATGAAGATGATGAAGATGATATAGAGCGTCAAGTTATGACCATTGTTCATTCTGAAAAATGTATTGGTTGTGAGGCTTGTTCTCGTATTTGTCCGAAAAAATGTCACACTCATAGTGCTTTGACTGTTTAA
- the nifV gene encoding homocitrate synthase encodes MSKIEINDTTLRDGEQAAGVAFTLAEKVAFATLMDAIGVQELEIGIPAMGGTEIEAIREIVNLGLKTKLTSWNRALRSDLDASLACGVQRVHISIPVSEIQIAVKFQGNYQLVLTRLKETINYGCDRGLYISVGGEDSSRADMNFLLDVALAAQDWGASRFRFCDTVGILDPLTTYNKVKHLVNELTIPVEMHTHNDFGMATANALAGIQAGAKSVNTTVNGLGERAGNAALEEVVMALKKIYGINTGVSTNRFKEISEFVAQASGCDVPPWKAIVGKNAFTHESGIHGHGVLKNPATYEPFNPEEVGTQRCLVVGKHSGKHLVNNLLQQYGITLSLEEMSSLVDAVRELSIKLKRSLTPEELMNLIPNH; translated from the coding sequence ATGAGCAAAATTGAAATTAATGATACCACTTTAAGGGATGGGGAACAGGCGGCGGGAGTTGCTTTTACCCTAGCGGAAAAGGTTGCCTTCGCTACTTTGATGGATGCCATCGGCGTACAAGAATTAGAAATTGGTATTCCAGCTATGGGAGGCACTGAAATCGAAGCTATCAGGGAAATTGTTAATTTAGGCTTAAAAACTAAGCTAACCAGTTGGAATCGTGCTTTACGTTCTGACCTTGATGCTTCTTTAGCTTGTGGTGTACAACGGGTACATATATCCATACCTGTGTCGGAAATCCAAATAGCAGTCAAATTTCAAGGCAACTATCAATTAGTTCTAACTCGACTTAAGGAAACCATCAACTATGGGTGCGATCGAGGCTTATATATATCAGTAGGTGGGGAAGACTCTTCCCGAGCTGATATGAATTTTTTGCTCGATGTGGCTTTAGCCGCCCAAGATTGGGGAGCTAGTCGATTTCGCTTTTGTGACACAGTCGGTATTCTCGATCCTCTTACCACCTATAACAAAGTTAAGCATCTGGTTAATGAGCTAACTATTCCCGTGGAAATGCACACCCATAACGACTTTGGCATGGCAACAGCTAACGCCCTAGCAGGAATTCAAGCAGGTGCAAAATCAGTTAACACCACTGTCAATGGATTGGGAGAAAGAGCAGGAAATGCCGCCTTAGAAGAAGTGGTGATGGCTCTGAAAAAAATTTATGGTATTAATACTGGTGTTAGTACCAATAGATTTAAAGAGATTTCCGAATTTGTCGCCCAAGCCTCTGGTTGTGACGTTCCCCCTTGGAAAGCTATTGTTGGAAAAAATGCTTTTACCCACGAGTCTGGGATTCATGGTCATGGAGTACTCAAAAATCCTGCCACCTATGAGCCATTTAACCCTGAAGAAGTTGGAACACAACGTTGTTTAGTTGTCGGGAAGCATTCAGGTAAACATTTAGTTAATAACCTTTTGCAACAGTATGGCATTACTCTCAGTTTAGAAGAAATGAGTTCTCTTGTGGATGCGGTAAGAGAATTATCTATCAAGTTAAAAAGAAGTTTAACTCCAGAGGAATTGATGAATTTAATCCCAAATCATTAA
- a CDS encoding CBS domain-containing protein has translation MLRASDIMTDEVATIRGSATVAEAVKLMKFKNLRALIVSLRSRKDAYGIVTHTDIVNKVVAYGKDPANMRVYEVMTKPCIVVNPDLGVEYVARLFALTGIRIAPVIQGDLLGIVSETDILYKGDFVENPKVPLLRRELEKAVEDAIAIAKTKGATSQECIDAWALVEDLEAEATYQEGVQSPDTTPFQQFCLDHPEILKIRHQHHEPELVEVDQILV, from the coding sequence ATGTTAAGAGCATCTGATATTATGACTGACGAAGTAGCTACTATTCGTGGTTCAGCAACAGTAGCGGAAGCCGTTAAATTGATGAAATTTAAAAACCTCAGAGCCTTAATTGTTTCTTTACGTAGTCGAAAAGATGCCTATGGAATTGTTACCCATACAGATATTGTCAATAAGGTTGTGGCTTATGGTAAAGATCCCGCCAATATGCGTGTCTATGAAGTTATGACCAAACCTTGTATTGTTGTCAATCCTGATTTGGGTGTTGAATACGTGGCTCGGTTATTTGCTTTAACTGGAATTCGTATAGCCCCAGTGATTCAAGGAGACTTACTCGGCATTGTTTCTGAAACCGATATTCTCTATAAGGGAGACTTTGTGGAAAATCCTAAAGTACCTTTATTACGTCGAGAATTGGAAAAAGCCGTTGAAGATGCGATCGCGATCGCAAAAACGAAAGGGGCAACATCTCAAGAATGTATAGATGCTTGGGCATTGGTGGAAGATTTAGAAGCAGAAGCAACCTACCAAGAAGGAGTACAATCACCTGACACAACTCCTTTTCAACAATTCTGTTTGGATCATCCCGAAATTCTGAAGATTCGTCATCAACACCATGAACCAGAGTTGGTTGAGGTTGATCAGATTTTAGTATAA
- the nifT gene encoding putative nitrogen fixation protein NifT: MKVMLHKNEIGHLSVYVPKKDLEEEVVEETITYEGKILTLANGWKLAFDNFTDDIKLPQTLNAKKL; encoded by the coding sequence ATGAAAGTAATGTTGCACAAAAACGAAATCGGACACTTATCAGTGTATGTTCCCAAGAAAGACTTGGAAGAAGAAGTTGTGGAAGAAACCATCACCTATGAAGGCAAAATTCTGACTCTTGCCAATGGCTGGAAATTAGCTTTCGACAATTTTACAGATGATATAAAACTCCCACAAACTTTGAATGCCAAAAAACTATAG
- a CDS encoding dinitrogenase iron-molybdenum cofactor biosynthesis protein, with protein sequence MTTTQPISDDVALRIALATKAIPNITVKDLIEALQTEFDGEISGESLDKITVTQLKRAFGNIYEGDEGEWEGEDADNQDIAAFKEAVRILWGETTTNEQESLSVESYREGDMPNSIRVAVSSNTGERLDGHFGSCHRYLIYQLSADQIKLIDVRSALEADLAEEKNIFRVDLLKDCAIVYVVSIGGPAAAKVIQANIYPMKIEKGGSAREILANLQSAIASSPPPWLAKILGISADKRLKNYGSPILHMINYL encoded by the coding sequence ATGACTACTACACAACCTATTTCTGATGATGTTGCTCTCAGAATTGCCTTAGCCACAAAAGCAATACCGAATATTACTGTCAAAGATTTAATTGAGGCTTTACAAACGGAATTTGATGGAGAAATTAGCGGTGAATCTCTTGATAAAATTACAGTGACTCAACTTAAAAGAGCTTTTGGCAATATTTACGAAGGAGATGAAGGAGAATGGGAAGGGGAGGATGCTGACAACCAAGACATCGCCGCCTTTAAGGAAGCCGTTAGAATTTTATGGGGAGAAACCACCACAAATGAGCAGGAGTCTTTATCTGTTGAATCTTATCGGGAGGGCGATATGCCTAACTCCATTAGGGTTGCGGTTTCATCTAATACTGGGGAAAGATTAGACGGGCATTTTGGTTCTTGTCATCGTTATTTAATTTATCAACTATCTGCTGATCAAATAAAACTGATTGATGTTCGTTCTGCATTAGAAGCCGATTTAGCAGAAGAAAAAAATATCTTTCGAGTAGATTTATTGAAAGATTGTGCGATAGTTTATGTTGTTTCCATTGGTGGGCCTGCGGCGGCGAAAGTGATTCAAGCAAATATTTATCCGATGAAGATAGAAAAAGGTGGTTCGGCACGGGAAATTTTAGCCAATTTACAAAGTGCGATCGCATCTTCTCCTCCTCCTTGGTTAGCCAAGATTTTAGGTATATCCGCCGACAAACGTCTCAAAAATTATGGCTCTCCTATTTTGCATATGATCAATTATCTCTAA
- the nifS gene encoding cysteine desulfurase NifS, producing the protein MNDCIYLDNNATTKIDEDVLAVMLPYLTTYYGNPSSMHTFGGQIGRAVRSARGKVAELLNAEESEIIFTSCGTEGDNAAILAALKAQPNKKHIVTTEVEHPAILNLCRKLEKEGYTVTYLSVNNQGQIDFDELEASMTGSTAVVSVMYANNETGVIFPIERIGQIAKEYGALFHVDAVQAVGKIPLDMKNSAIDMLTLSGHKIHAPKGIGALYVRKGVRFRPLLIGGHQERGRRGGTENVVGIVGLGKAAELAQQHLGNIQEEKRLRDKLEQSILATIPNTVINGDYINRLPNTTNIGFKYIEGEAILLSLDKYGICASSGSACSSGSLEPSHVLRALGLPYSVLHGSIRFSLSRFTTEAEIDRVLEILPSIIDRLRELSPFNSDDADWLKEQEQALLAK; encoded by the coding sequence ATGAATGATTGTATCTATCTCGATAATAATGCTACCACGAAAATAGATGAAGATGTGTTGGCGGTAATGCTACCTTATCTTACTACCTATTATGGCAATCCTTCTAGTATGCACACTTTCGGTGGACAAATCGGACGGGCGGTGCGATCGGCAAGAGGTAAAGTAGCGGAATTATTAAATGCTGAAGAATCAGAAATCATCTTTACCAGTTGTGGCACTGAAGGGGATAATGCGGCTATTTTAGCGGCTCTCAAGGCTCAACCAAATAAAAAACATATTGTTACTACTGAGGTTGAGCATCCTGCCATTTTAAATCTCTGTCGCAAATTGGAAAAGGAAGGTTATACCGTTACTTATCTTTCAGTTAACAATCAAGGGCAAATTGATTTTGATGAGTTGGAAGCATCGATGACAGGCAGTACAGCAGTAGTTTCGGTCATGTATGCAAACAATGAAACAGGAGTTATTTTCCCCATCGAAAGAATTGGACAGATTGCTAAAGAATACGGTGCTTTATTCCATGTGGATGCAGTCCAAGCTGTGGGTAAAATTCCCCTCGACATGAAAAACAGTGCGATCGATATGTTAACTCTATCTGGGCATAAAATCCATGCACCCAAGGGAATTGGAGCTTTATATGTGCGCAAGGGAGTAAGATTTCGTCCTTTATTAATCGGTGGACATCAAGAAAGAGGACGCAGAGGCGGTACTGAAAACGTTGTGGGTATTGTCGGCTTGGGTAAGGCCGCCGAGTTAGCTCAACAACATTTAGGCAATATTCAGGAAGAAAAACGCTTAAGAGACAAACTGGAACAAAGCATATTGGCAACGATTCCTAATACTGTGATTAATGGGGATTATATCAATCGTTTACCTAACACCACTAATATCGGTTTTAAATATATTGAAGGCGAAGCCATTTTACTTTCTTTAGATAAATATGGTATTTGTGCTTCTTCTGGTTCTGCTTGTAGTTCTGGCTCTCTTGAACCTTCTCATGTGCTTAGAGCATTAGGATTACCTTACAGCGTTTTACATGGCTCAATTCGTTTCAGTTTATCTCGTTTCACCACTGAAGCAGAAATTGATCGAGTCTTGGAAATTTTACCATCAATCATCGATCGCCTCCGAGAACTTTCTCCCTTCAACAGCGACGATGCTGATTGGCTCAAAGAGCAAGAACAAGCCTTATTAGCCAAATAA
- the cysE gene encoding serine O-acetyltransferase: MQQPPTIHLTLKKKKDKHHSLFINIPWLINIWKDFQIIFDRDPAANNWLEVVICYPGFHALLLHRLASWLWQNQFPLLPRLLSHLARFFTGIEIHPGATIGQGVFIDHGMGVVIGETAIVGDYCLIYQNVTLGGTGKQTGKRHPTLGKNVVVGAGAKILGNIYLGNNVRVGAGSIVLRDVPNDCTVVGIPGRIVSKMGHGCPLEHGQLPDPQGKVIRSLLEQELALRDRIEKLEQTIEKLSSC; the protein is encoded by the coding sequence ATGCAACAACCGCCAACCATTCACCTAACATTGAAAAAGAAGAAGGACAAACACCATAGCTTGTTCATTAATATTCCTTGGCTAATAAATATCTGGAAGGATTTTCAAATTATCTTTGACCGTGATCCTGCGGCTAATAATTGGCTAGAGGTAGTTATTTGTTATCCCGGATTTCATGCTTTGCTACTACATCGATTAGCTAGTTGGCTATGGCAAAATCAATTTCCTCTATTGCCCCGTTTATTATCTCATTTGGCAAGATTCTTCACGGGTATTGAAATCCATCCGGGGGCGACTATTGGTCAAGGAGTCTTCATCGATCATGGTATGGGGGTGGTAATTGGCGAAACGGCAATAGTGGGAGATTATTGTTTAATTTACCAAAATGTCACGTTGGGTGGAACTGGGAAACAAACGGGAAAACGCCATCCCACTCTTGGCAAAAATGTTGTGGTTGGTGCTGGTGCAAAGATTTTAGGCAATATTTATCTGGGGAATAATGTTCGGGTTGGTGCGGGTTCGATCGTACTTCGAGATGTCCCTAATGATTGTACTGTTGTCGGAATACCGGGGCGTATCGTCTCGAAAATGGGTCATGGTTGTCCTTTAGAACATGGTCAACTACCTGATCCTCAAGGTAAGGTCATTCGTTCGTTACTCGAACAGGAGTTGGCACTGCGCGATCGCATCGAAAAATTGGAACAAACCATCGAAAAACTGTCTTCCTGTTAA
- a CDS encoding helix-turn-helix domain-containing protein — protein MAYTIPNECVQCGLCVPACPTNAIQLDANNNYWVEPGLCNNCEEQNSPPACLSYCPDNLPVPLPQKKGRYKVDLQALPTQYLFADGYSNPMSSAMVIWEACNILAKGQIFPWQVDERGKVYHERQVKQGKGKIEFRLADDLISENPETLSYKEASSLLESMDIRSTCLHLIFAASITALEKPWEQEIVLNNQQIETYLGLDKRKDLSKASKLTLIKALVQQPCQLVVNINWFQQGKIKSFSTPPDRIWHLVAIENHFQEDSQGYKHLVSMTFKLRAGIWSKYFFNIQGYKEYLAYYQYGTLPKFLLSTVMGVWHQHEGAVRIMLWLLFKSKMGRQQCITVLKLMYVAYGEAKVREDSAEREKRKRLIRRFESDLELLASYNIKAVFDPVTYPLKIQPLWARLADIPEDADESLDFWINDANNEDSITNSPPPGKWNLLMKSRILQFQLPSEWNEKLSNWENKKQRRSNTKKKVNNLSILDGKQIANARKLQGISQRKLAEKLGKSQSWIRDLEKGRFSAKHHDRLKIIQVLNIKQ, from the coding sequence ATGGCTTACACTATCCCCAATGAATGTGTCCAATGTGGTCTTTGTGTTCCAGCTTGTCCTACTAATGCTATTCAACTAGATGCAAATAATAATTATTGGGTAGAACCCGGATTATGTAATAACTGTGAGGAACAAAATTCTCCTCCCGCTTGTTTGAGTTATTGTCCCGATAATTTACCCGTGCCTTTGCCCCAGAAAAAAGGTCGTTATAAAGTTGATTTACAGGCTTTGCCCACTCAGTATCTTTTTGCTGACGGTTACAGTAATCCTATGTCATCGGCGATGGTCATTTGGGAGGCTTGTAATATATTAGCTAAAGGTCAAATTTTCCCTTGGCAAGTTGATGAGCGAGGTAAGGTTTATCATGAACGTCAAGTCAAGCAAGGAAAAGGTAAGATTGAGTTTAGACTCGCTGATGATTTGATTTCCGAAAACCCTGAGACGTTGAGTTACAAAGAAGCGTCGTCACTGCTTGAGTCAATGGATATTCGCTCAACTTGTTTGCATTTAATTTTTGCCGCTTCTATTACTGCCCTAGAAAAGCCTTGGGAACAGGAAATTGTTTTAAATAATCAACAGATTGAAACCTATTTAGGTTTGGACAAACGTAAAGATCTCAGTAAGGCATCAAAGCTGACTCTAATTAAAGCATTAGTTCAGCAACCCTGTCAACTTGTTGTTAACATCAATTGGTTTCAACAAGGAAAAATAAAGTCTTTTTCTACTCCTCCAGATCGAATTTGGCATCTAGTTGCGATCGAAAATCACTTTCAGGAAGATAGTCAAGGTTATAAACACTTAGTAAGCATGACTTTCAAACTTAGGGCGGGAATCTGGTCAAAGTATTTTTTCAATATACAGGGTTATAAAGAATATCTTGCTTATTATCAATATGGTACATTACCTAAATTTTTATTAAGTACGGTTATGGGGGTGTGGCATCAACACGAAGGGGCTGTGAGAATTATGCTGTGGTTATTGTTTAAAAGTAAAATGGGCAGACAACAGTGTATCACTGTCTTGAAATTAATGTATGTTGCCTATGGAGAAGCAAAAGTTCGGGAAGATTCCGCAGAGAGAGAAAAGAGAAAAAGATTAATTCGTAGATTTGAAAGTGATTTAGAATTACTTGCTTCTTATAATATCAAGGCAGTTTTTGACCCTGTTACTTATCCTCTCAAGATTCAACCCTTATGGGCAAGACTGGCAGATATTCCCGAAGATGCGGACGAATCTTTGGATTTTTGGATTAATGATGCCAATAATGAGGATAGTATTACAAATTCTCCTCCACCCGGAAAGTGGAATTTATTAATGAAATCTCGAATTCTTCAGTTTCAATTACCCTCTGAGTGGAATGAAAAGTTATCTAATTGGGAAAATAAAAAACAGCGTAGAAGCAATACCAAAAAGAAAGTTAATAATTTATCGATTTTAGACGGCAAACAAATTGCCAATGCTAGAAAACTACAAGGAATAAGTCAAAGGAAATTAGCAGAAAAATTAGGTAAGAGTCAAAGTTGGATTAGGGATTTGGAAAAAGGTCGTTTTTCCGCAAAACACCATGATAGATTGAAAATTATACAAGTATTAAATATAAAGCAATAA